A stretch of the Archangium violaceum genome encodes the following:
- a CDS encoding NAD-dependent epimerase/dehydratase family protein codes for MKTLLTGATGLVGANLAHLLCQRGERPRLLVRERSDRRGLRGLGYDEVLGDVLDAESLRGAMKGVERVYHVAGTVRFDPSTREDISRINAQGTRNVLEAARGAGVRRVVVVSSVAAVGHGTMTEPATEDELSNDPGGNPYHDAGREAERLALEASGPILEVLAGNPGFVLGPYDVRPSTGQLLLLVAKGIVAVYPSGGTNVVNAQDVARGLQLIMEKGRPGERYILGGENLTFRELLTICAEEAGVAPPRIPLPDGVVRAVGRFGDVVGRLSPDLFEHVNTAFLRALPLPAYHSSAKAMRELGYQPRPVRLGIREALRWFQEEGMLPRDRPLKPRGVVG; via the coding sequence ATGAAGACATTGTTGACGGGGGCAACAGGACTGGTGGGGGCAAACCTCGCCCACCTGCTGTGCCAGCGGGGGGAACGCCCCCGGCTGCTCGTCCGGGAGCGGAGCGACCGCCGGGGACTGCGCGGGCTGGGCTACGACGAGGTGCTCGGCGATGTCCTGGACGCCGAGTCGCTTCGAGGGGCGATGAAAGGGGTGGAGCGGGTCTACCACGTGGCGGGCACCGTCCGGTTCGATCCCTCTACTCGGGAGGACATCTCCCGCATCAACGCCCAGGGGACTCGAAACGTTCTGGAAGCGGCACGCGGGGCAGGAGTGCGGCGGGTCGTGGTGGTGTCGAGCGTGGCGGCGGTCGGACACGGGACGATGACCGAGCCGGCGACCGAGGACGAGCTCTCCAACGACCCGGGAGGCAACCCCTACCACGACGCCGGGCGGGAAGCCGAGCGCCTGGCGCTGGAGGCCTCGGGGCCGATCCTGGAGGTCTTGGCGGGCAATCCGGGCTTCGTGCTGGGTCCGTACGACGTGCGGCCGTCCACGGGGCAGCTGCTGCTCCTCGTGGCGAAGGGCATCGTGGCGGTGTACCCGAGCGGCGGCACCAACGTGGTGAACGCGCAGGACGTGGCGAGGGGGCTGCAACTCATCATGGAGAAGGGCCGCCCGGGGGAGCGCTACATCCTGGGGGGAGAGAACCTCACCTTCCGTGAGCTCCTGACGATCTGCGCGGAGGAGGCGGGGGTGGCGCCACCGAGGATTCCGCTGCCGGACGGGGTGGTGAGGGCGGTGGGGAGGTTCGGGGACGTGGTGGGGAGACTGTCACCGGACCTCTTCGAACACGTGAACACGGCGTTCCTGCGGGCGCTGCCATTGCCGGCATACCACTCGTCGGCGAAGGCGATGAGGGAGCTGGGCTATCAGCCGAGACCGGTGCGCCTGGGTATCCGCGAGGCGCTGCGCTGGTTCCAGGAGGAAGGAATGCTCCCGAGGGACCGCCCCCTCAAGCCCCGAGGCGTCGTCGGTTGA